GTATTCGCGCAAGAATACCTGATGCGATGGGTTTGACGTATAAAGCTGGTTCAGGTCGATCCAAGGTGTCGTCTGGTTGGCATGGTCACGGACATCATCCGCCGTACCGATCAGACCATCAGCGCCCGGGTCATTGGTGGCGCGGGTCAGCACCATGAAATTGGTGGGGCTGCCCTCGACATATAGCGGATCATCTGGGTGCAACTGGATGATGACATTTCCGTTGCCGCCTTTGCTGGTCAGGTCCAGACCGTGATCGAAGAACTGGCCAAAAATCGTCATAAAGCTATTGAAGGACGCAGTATCTCCAAGATCGGCGGCAATGTTGCGGATAAAGACGTTATCGCCGTCCATCTCGATCCCGTGGCTGGCAACCATATCCAGAACGGCCTGATCGGCGGCATCGGCGGCGGCGACAGCAGCAGCGGTCGCATCTGTGCCCGTGGGGATCGCGTCGCGCGCTGCAATGGCTTCGTCAAGTTCAGCCTGCGCCGCAGCGTCGACTGTTTCAGCTTCGGTCACTGCTGCTTGGGCTGCGTCAACATCGGCTTGGGCCGTTGCCAGCGCGTCATCGGCTCCGTCGAGCGTTGCTTGAAGCCCTGAAAGATTGGACAATTCCACGATCAGGGTCTGGTTTGCTGCGGTAAAGGCTGCGCTGGCGGCTGTGGCGGCAGTGACTGCATCCTCATGCGTGTCCTCGGCCTGAAGGAACGCGATGTTTGCATCCGATGCAACTTCTCGCGCATCGAGATAGGCCTGAAGATTTTCGGGGCTTGGATCAGCACCATAGGCCGCCAACGCGGCCGCCTCGGCCTGTTGCGCCAAGGCGCGCTGCACCGTGGCGATATTGAGGGCCGTCAATGCGGTGGCTTCTGCTTCATCTGCGGCCAGGCTATCGGCCATTGCCGCATCAGAGGCTGCCCGCGCAGTATCGACAACAGCCTGTTGCGCGGTGATCGCTGCTTGCGCGTCTGCCTGAGCAGCCAGTGCCACTGTCAGCAGGCCCTCAGCCGTGTTGAGAGCCTCTTGCGCCGCTGCCAATGCTGATCCCGCGAGTGCCAATTCTGACTCTGCGCCGTCCACCTGTTGTTGGGCCGCATCATAAAGCGCTTGATAGGCCGCCTCGGCATCCTCAACCGCTGCGCGTGCATCTCGTGCCGCTTGTTGTGCGGCCATGATCTCCCGCACGATGTTCAACTGGGCCGCACCGGTGATCCCCAAAGACGCAAGCGCCCCGGCTATCGCGGCTGGGTTGTTCAGCGATTGATCTGCCACAAGGTTCGAAATGACGCGCGGCTGAGAGTCGTAGACCGTGCCATTCGCCTGATCATAGCTGGTTGGGGCCCCGTTGCGCGGGTTCGCTTCGGCTGCATTATAGACCGGGGTCAACAGACGGGTCATGACCTCATCGGATGCACCGAAACGTTCCATGCCCGGCTGGAAATTATTGAAACTCCCATCAACAGTACGCAGGCCATAGGGGATGAGCGGGCTGGATACCAATTGTGACAATGCAGTCCCTGGATCGACACCTTCAGCAATAAGACGGGAATGATCTTCTGCGATACGGATCTGCTCGAGAATATGGGCAAGATCGTTTGTATTTAGATGGACCATGGATAAATCTCCTGATTGAGGCCCTTCGGCCACGACGGTTGGCGCTAAAGCGATTTCCGAAAACGGCGACTTTTCGCCACTTTTTGAACACGAATTTGTGTGTTGATTGTTGTGGAGCGCACGAAGCGTTACGAATCCGTAAGTCGGGCGTTTTGCTGACCAAAGGGCCGAATCGGGGCCGCACTAAAGTCTCAGTGAGCCCTATACTTTGGTCGGAAATGCGCTCTTTAGATTGAAATCTTTCGATTTCTTGCAGCTTATAGTTGTTAACCGATTGTTATTTGACCGACCCCCGCCGGGACAGCCCGTTCGGCCGGATTAGATCCGGCCGGGATATCTTTTGTGATTTTCCTATGCTTTCAGGTACTTTAGCAGACCGAAGCGCAATCTGCGGCCTGTTTCCAAAATGGAAACGATGCGTTTTCCCCTAGACCAAACTCACAAAAGATTCGCGCGATACGCGAAATGTGGCAAGAATGTGCCTTGGGGGCCTACCAGCCAGACCCAATGTGGCTCGGGGGAAAATTTATATGAAAAAATTACGTATTGTACTTGTTGATGATCATCCGATTGTTTTGTCGGGACTGGAAGATCTGATTGAGAAAACTGGGAAGTACGAGATTGTTGCAACCGGGCGTTCAGCAGAGGATGCCGTTTCAATTGCTCGCGCTCATGCCCCGGACCTATTGGTCATCGACCTGCAAATGCCGGGAGACGTCCAAGCGTCAATCATTGAAATAACGCGAAGACGAGACGCTCCTAGGTTGCTTGTCTTTACCGCTTCTAATCGGCTTGAGGATTGCAACGAAGCGATGGGCAACGGCGCTATGGGCTATGTCGTAAAGGGCAGCTCGGGGGGCGAACTGTTTCATGCTCTGGATTCGCTTGCTTTGGGCGAAGAGTATATTTCTCCCTGCATTGCGTTGAAGGTCATGCGTGATGCACGCAAACCCAAGCAACGCGCAGAGGCATCAGACAGCATAAGCCTGTCCTATCGCGAGGATCAGATTATCGCGCATCTGATGCAGGGCGCATCGAACAAAGAAATAGCCAATGAACTGCATTTGTCGGAAAAAACGGTGAAATATTACATGACG
The nucleotide sequence above comes from Roseovarius mucosus. Encoded proteins:
- a CDS encoding LuxR C-terminal-related transcriptional regulator, with protein sequence MKKLRIVLVDDHPIVLSGLEDLIEKTGKYEIVATGRSAEDAVSIARAHAPDLLVIDLQMPGDVQASIIEITRRRDAPRLLVFTASNRLEDCNEAMGNGAMGYVVKGSSGGELFHALDSLALGEEYISPCIALKVMRDARKPKQRAEASDSISLSYREDQIIAHLMQGASNKEIANELHLSEKTVKYYMTQIMQKFNVSNRLSVVIEAQKTGISRSA